A stretch of Pseudomonas taetrolens DNA encodes these proteins:
- a CDS encoding DNA internalization-related competence protein ComEC/Rec2: MHTGMLGLASGMIALRYLPVLPPVGWLLPMLCAGLFLLFWRRFAFGFFLLGLAWACFQGQRAIDDRLPAGLDGRTLWVEGRVVGLAQHADAVVRFELQGARSRHATLPKTLRLSWYGGPRVNTGEHWRLAVTLKRPRGLLNPQGFDYEAWLLAQRIGATGTVKDGQLLAPASHAWRDRLRQRLLRSDANGRAPWLAALVMGDGSGLSPEDWKVLQATGTVHLLVISGQHIGLFAGLIYGLIALLARYGAWPRALPWLPWACGLAFAGALGYGVLAGFEVPVQRACVMLGLVLIWRLRFRHLGLWLPFLLALNAVLIIEPLASLRPGFWLSFTAVAVLIFTFGARLGPWNWQAAWVRPQVLISVGLFPVLWILALPISLSGPLANLVAVPWISLLVLPAALLGAVLMPVPWLGDGLLWVSGGLLDWLILGLTALAGYFSPWSPGSVPISVWALSAVGALIVLLPAGVVLRPLGWPLVLLAVFMPRESVPLGQVEVMQLDVGQGLAFVLRTRHHTLLYDAGPKVRNLDQGERVVVPVLRSLGVQGLDLMLLSHADADHAGGALAVQRAFSVARVLSGDAAGLPAALQAHPCISGESWEWEGVKFSLWQWDGARDSNQKSCVLQVEANDERLLLTGDIDVQAERALLQSPLSVPTQWLQAPHHGSRTSSSMVFLKALSADTVLISRGHGNTFGHPHPQVMARYRALGMQVLDSAEQGAVWFRLGAFDSARGLREQRRFWRG, from the coding sequence ATGCATACAGGGATGTTGGGGCTGGCGTCAGGCATGATTGCCTTGCGTTATTTACCGGTATTGCCGCCGGTCGGTTGGTTACTGCCAATGCTGTGTGCGGGGTTATTCCTGTTGTTCTGGCGCAGGTTTGCCTTCGGTTTTTTTCTGCTGGGGTTGGCATGGGCCTGTTTTCAGGGGCAGCGAGCAATTGATGACCGCTTGCCCGCGGGGCTGGATGGTCGAACGCTGTGGGTGGAAGGGCGCGTGGTCGGGCTGGCACAGCACGCTGATGCTGTCGTGCGTTTTGAATTGCAGGGCGCCAGGTCGCGCCACGCAACATTACCCAAAACCCTTCGACTGAGCTGGTACGGCGGGCCGCGGGTCAACACTGGCGAGCACTGGCGGCTGGCAGTCACGCTCAAGCGGCCCAGAGGGTTGCTCAACCCGCAGGGTTTCGATTACGAAGCCTGGTTGTTGGCACAGCGCATCGGTGCTACCGGAACCGTTAAGGATGGCCAGTTACTGGCCCCGGCGAGTCATGCCTGGCGTGATCGTTTGCGCCAGCGTCTGTTACGCAGTGACGCCAATGGCCGGGCGCCCTGGCTGGCGGCCTTGGTCATGGGGGACGGTTCAGGCCTGAGTCCTGAGGACTGGAAAGTCCTGCAAGCGACCGGGACCGTGCATTTGCTAGTGATTTCGGGGCAGCACATCGGGCTGTTTGCCGGGTTGATCTACGGGCTGATCGCTTTGCTGGCGCGGTACGGCGCATGGCCGCGTGCATTGCCCTGGCTGCCGTGGGCCTGTGGCCTGGCGTTTGCGGGTGCCTTGGGGTATGGGGTGCTTGCAGGGTTCGAGGTGCCGGTTCAGCGGGCGTGCGTCATGCTTGGGCTGGTGCTGATATGGCGCCTGCGATTTCGCCATTTGGGCCTGTGGTTGCCGTTTCTGCTGGCGCTGAACGCAGTCTTGATCATTGAACCGCTGGCGAGTTTGAGGCCGGGTTTCTGGTTGTCGTTTACTGCCGTGGCGGTATTGATCTTCACCTTTGGCGCACGCCTGGGGCCCTGGAACTGGCAAGCCGCGTGGGTACGTCCTCAAGTTCTGATTTCCGTGGGGTTATTCCCAGTACTGTGGATACTCGCTTTGCCCATCAGCCTGAGCGGGCCGCTGGCAAACCTGGTCGCCGTGCCCTGGATCAGCCTGCTGGTATTGCCTGCGGCGCTGCTGGGCGCTGTGTTGATGCCGGTACCCTGGCTGGGCGATGGCCTGTTGTGGGTGTCCGGTGGCTTGCTTGACTGGCTGATACTCGGCCTCACGGCATTGGCCGGGTATTTTTCGCCCTGGTCGCCGGGCTCGGTCCCCATCAGTGTCTGGGCGCTGAGTGCGGTGGGCGCCCTTATAGTGTTGTTGCCTGCCGGGGTCGTGCTCCGGCCCTTGGGCTGGCCACTGGTGCTGCTGGCGGTGTTCATGCCCCGTGAGTCCGTCCCCCTGGGTCAGGTCGAGGTGATGCAGCTGGATGTCGGGCAGGGTCTGGCGTTTGTGTTGCGCACCCGGCATCACACGTTGCTGTATGACGCCGGTCCCAAGGTCAGAAACCTTGATCAAGGCGAGCGGGTCGTGGTGCCGGTGCTGCGCTCACTGGGCGTTCAAGGTCTGGACCTGATGCTGCTGAGCCATGCCGACGCGGATCATGCGGGGGGCGCATTGGCCGTGCAGCGAGCGTTCAGCGTGGCGCGAGTGCTCAGTGGTGACGCCGCTGGCTTGCCTGCCGCCCTGCAGGCACATCCATGCATCAGCGGCGAAAGTTGGGAGTGGGAAGGTGTGAAGTTTTCACTCTGGCAATGGGACGGGGCCCGGGACAGCAATCAAAAATCGTGTGTGCTGCAGGTTGAAGCCAATGACGAGCGGTTACTGTTGACCGGTGACATCGACGTGCAGGCCGAGCGGGCCTTGCTGCAAAGCCCTTTGAGTGTCCCTACTCAGTGGCTGCAAGCACCGCACCATGGCAGTCGTACATCTTCGTCCATGGTGTTTCTCAAGGCGCTGTCTGCCGATACCGTGTTGATCTCCCGCGGTCACGGGAATACCTTTGGACACCCGCATCCACAAGTGATGGCGCGCTATCGGGCGTTGGGCATGCAGGTTCTGGACAGTGCCGAGCAGGGCGCGGTGTGGTTTCGCCTGGGGGCCTTCGACAGTGCCCGCGGGCTGCGTGAGCAGCGTCGTTTCTGGCGGGGCTGA
- a CDS encoding MotA/TolQ/ExbB proton channel family protein, producing MWELVKSGGWMMLPIILSSVAALGIIVERLWTLRASRVTPAHLLGQVWVWIKDKQLDKDKLQQLRADSPLGEILAAGLANSRHGREIMKECIEEAAARVIHELERYLNALGTIAAMAPLLGLLGTVLGMIDIFSSFMGAGMTSNAAVLAGGISKALITTAAGLMVGIPAVFFHRFLQRRVDELVVGMEQEAIKLVEVVQGDREVDMVGSKA from the coding sequence GTGTGGGAACTGGTCAAATCCGGCGGCTGGATGATGCTGCCGATCATTCTGAGCTCTGTTGCCGCGCTGGGCATTATTGTCGAGCGTCTGTGGACCCTGCGTGCCAGTCGTGTGACGCCGGCGCACCTGCTCGGTCAGGTTTGGGTCTGGATCAAGGACAAACAACTGGACAAGGACAAGCTCCAGCAGTTACGCGCCGACTCTCCGCTGGGCGAAATCCTGGCCGCTGGCCTGGCCAATTCCAGGCATGGCCGCGAGATCATGAAAGAGTGCATCGAAGAAGCCGCCGCACGTGTGATTCACGAGCTGGAGCGCTACCTCAATGCACTGGGTACGATTGCAGCGATGGCGCCTTTGCTGGGCCTGCTCGGTACCGTGCTGGGCATGATCGATATCTTTAGCTCGTTCATGGGTGCGGGCATGACCAGCAACGCAGCTGTCCTCGCGGGCGGGATCTCCAAGGCGCTGATTACGACTGCTGCCGGTCTGATGGTCGGTATTCCGGCGGTGTTTTTCCATCGTTTCCTGCAACGTCGTGTCGATGAGCTGGTGGTCGGCATGGAACAGGAAGCGATCAAGCTGGTCGAAGTGGTGCAGGGCGACCGTGAAGTCGACATGGTCGGGAGCAAAGCGTGA
- the lpxK gene encoding tetraacyldisaccharide 4'-kinase gives MAMSDRLLRAWYAGHPLLTLLRPLESLYRRVVERKRARFVAGEGDIYRAPVPLVVVGNITVGGTGKTPLILWLIDHCQRKGLKVGVVSRGYGANPPQLPWRVSAGQSAAQAGDEPLLIVQRSGVPLMIDPDRSRAVKALLDSEPLDLILSDDGLQHYRLARDLELVLIDNARGLGNGRCLPAGPLREPAERLQSVDAVLYNGAACDPQGGFAFQLQPTALINLRSGERQPLDFFPAQQALHAVAGIGNPQRFFNTLETLHWRPVAHAFADHAPYSAEVLSFTPPLPLVMTEKDAVKCRDFASSDWWYLAVDAVPSEAFVLWFDQQLARLIPDRLLP, from the coding sequence ATGGCCATGTCCGATCGCTTGTTGCGCGCCTGGTACGCCGGGCATCCGTTGCTCACGCTGTTACGACCTCTGGAGTCGCTTTATCGCCGTGTTGTCGAACGCAAGCGTGCGCGCTTTGTGGCGGGCGAGGGTGATATCTATCGGGCACCGGTGCCGCTGGTCGTCGTCGGCAACATCACGGTCGGGGGCACCGGCAAGACGCCTCTGATCCTGTGGCTGATCGACCATTGCCAGCGCAAGGGTCTGAAGGTCGGTGTGGTGAGCCGGGGCTATGGCGCCAACCCCCCGCAGTTGCCGTGGAGGGTGAGTGCCGGGCAAAGTGCCGCACAGGCGGGTGATGAGCCATTGCTGATTGTGCAGCGCAGCGGTGTGCCCCTGATGATCGATCCGGATCGCAGCCGGGCGGTCAAGGCCCTGCTGGACAGCGAACCGCTGGACCTGATCCTGTCCGATGACGGCTTGCAGCACTACCGTTTGGCCCGCGATCTGGAGCTGGTGCTGATCGACAACGCCAGAGGTCTGGGCAATGGCCGTTGCCTGCCTGCCGGGCCGCTGCGTGAGCCGGCCGAGCGTCTGCAGAGTGTTGATGCCGTGCTTTACAACGGTGCCGCCTGCGACCCGCAAGGTGGTTTTGCCTTTCAATTGCAGCCGACGGCGCTGATCAATCTACGCAGTGGTGAACGCCAGCCGCTGGACTTTTTCCCGGCGCAACAAGCGCTGCATGCGGTGGCCGGAATCGGTAATCCGCAGCGTTTCTTCAACACCCTTGAAACGCTACACTGGCGGCCTGTTGCCCATGCTTTTGCTGACCATGCGCCCTACAGCGCCGAGGTCTTGAGTTTTACCCCGCCATTACCCCTGGTCATGACCGAGAAGGATGCGGTGAAGTGCCGTGACTTCGCGTCGTCGGACTGGTGGTACCTGGCGGTAGATGCGGTGCCGTCCGAGGCTTTTGTCCTTTGGTTTGACCAACAGCTCGCGCGTCTTATACCTGATCGTCTTTTGCCCTAA
- a CDS encoding DUF2062 domain-containing protein, with protein sequence MPRRLFRRYMPDPASIREHKSLRFLGTLLHDPNLWHLNRHSVARAMAVGIFAAFIPMPFQMLLAAFLAITVRSNMPISVSLVWLTNPFTMPPVFYCTYQMGAWLMNVPPRHLPDELTWEWISSQLSTLWQPFLLGSVVCGVILSALAYCLTMLYWRWWVSRQWKRRQKRRP encoded by the coding sequence ATGCCACGGCGTTTATTCAGACGTTACATGCCAGACCCGGCCAGTATCAGGGAACATAAGTCCTTACGATTTCTCGGCACCCTGCTGCATGATCCCAATCTCTGGCATTTGAATCGTCACTCGGTCGCCCGCGCGATGGCGGTGGGCATTTTTGCGGCTTTTATCCCCATGCCGTTCCAGATGCTGTTGGCCGCATTCCTGGCCATTACCGTGCGCAGCAACATGCCCATCTCGGTCAGCCTGGTGTGGTTGACCAATCCGTTCACCATGCCACCGGTTTTCTATTGCACCTACCAGATGGGCGCGTGGCTGATGAATGTTCCTCCCAGGCATCTCCCCGACGAACTGACCTGGGAGTGGATCAGCAGCCAGCTCTCAACCCTGTGGCAGCCTTTCTTGCTGGGTTCAGTCGTGTGCGGCGTGATCCTGAGTGCGCTGGCGTACTGCCTGACCATGCTTTACTGGCGCTGGTGGGTCAGCCGCCAATGGAAGCGCCGACAAAAAAGACGCCCATAA
- a CDS encoding Trm112 family protein — translation MDTKLLDILACPVCKGPLKLSADKTELISKGAGLAYPIRDGIPVMLETEARTLSPDERLDK, via the coding sequence ATGGACACCAAACTGCTCGATATCCTTGCTTGCCCTGTTTGCAAAGGCCCGCTCAAGCTCAGCGCCGACAAGACCGAACTGATCAGCAAAGGCGCAGGCCTGGCCTATCCGATCCGTGACGGCATTCCCGTCATGCTCGAAACCGAAGCCCGTACCCTCAGTCCTGATGAGCGTCTGGATAAATGA
- a CDS encoding ExbD/TolR family protein: MKFRRKPRETVDINLASLIDVVFILLLFFVVTTTFTRETQLQVDLPEAVSGSPSEDQNARQVDIAISADGVFSVNNQVLPKNDLASLIEALQKESGGDTTLALSISADGKTPHQAVITAMDAAGKLGFSHLRMTTVEAQATP, encoded by the coding sequence GTGAAGTTTCGCCGCAAGCCCCGGGAAACGGTCGATATCAACCTCGCGTCGTTGATCGATGTGGTGTTCATCCTGCTGTTGTTTTTTGTCGTGACCACTACCTTCACCCGTGAAACCCAGTTGCAGGTCGATTTGCCTGAGGCTGTCAGCGGTTCTCCCAGTGAGGATCAAAATGCCAGGCAAGTCGATATCGCCATCAGTGCAGACGGCGTTTTTTCGGTGAACAACCAGGTATTGCCGAAAAACGATCTGGCGAGCCTGATCGAGGCGCTGCAGAAAGAGTCCGGCGGCGACACGACGCTTGCGCTGTCGATCTCGGCTGATGGCAAGACCCCACACCAGGCGGTCATCACGGCAATGGACGCGGCCGGCAAACTCGGCTTCAGCCACTTGCGCATGACCACCGTCGAGGCGCAGGCGACTCCCTGA
- the murB gene encoding UDP-N-acetylmuramate dehydrogenase, with protein MSLQLQINASLKPFNSFGVDVRASLFAQARSDTDVHEALLYAAEQKLPLLVIGGGSNLLLTGDVQALVLQMASRGIRLLEDDGERVVVEAEAGEVWHAFVLWTLEQGLSGLENLSLIPGTVGAAPMQNIGAYGVEIKDVFAGLTALDRHTGELREFELAECNFGYRDSVFKQHPGRWLILRVRFALSRAAHLHLEYGPVRQRLSEQGVEHPTASDVSRAISSIRSEKLPDPAVLGNAGSFFKNPVVPALLAAELKLVYPGLIGYPQPDGQVKLAAGWLIETAGWKGFREADAGVHRLQSLVLVNYGSATGVQLLALAHRIQVDIEQRFGVQLEMEPNVY; from the coding sequence ATGAGTTTGCAGTTGCAGATCAATGCCTCGCTCAAACCCTTCAACAGCTTTGGCGTTGATGTCCGGGCAAGCCTGTTTGCGCAAGCCCGCAGCGATACCGATGTGCATGAGGCGCTGTTGTATGCGGCTGAGCAAAAACTGCCTTTGCTGGTCATTGGTGGAGGCAGCAACTTGCTGCTGACCGGTGATGTCCAGGCGCTGGTTTTACAGATGGCCAGTCGCGGCATTCGCTTGCTGGAGGATGACGGCGAACGGGTGGTGGTTGAGGCCGAGGCGGGGGAAGTGTGGCACGCCTTTGTGCTGTGGACTTTGGAGCAAGGACTGTCCGGCCTTGAGAACCTCAGTCTGATCCCCGGCACGGTAGGGGCTGCGCCGATGCAAAATATCGGGGCTTACGGGGTTGAGATCAAAGATGTCTTTGCCGGGCTGACAGCGCTTGATCGGCACACCGGCGAGTTGCGGGAGTTCGAGCTGGCCGAGTGCAATTTCGGCTATCGCGATAGCGTGTTCAAGCAGCATCCCGGGCGCTGGTTGATTTTGCGGGTGAGATTTGCCCTGAGTCGTGCCGCGCACTTGCACCTGGAATATGGCCCTGTGCGACAGCGCTTGAGCGAGCAAGGCGTTGAGCACCCCACTGCCAGTGATGTCAGTCGGGCAATCAGCAGTATTCGCAGCGAAAAGCTGCCGGATCCGGCCGTGCTGGGCAACGCGGGTAGCTTCTTCAAGAACCCCGTGGTTCCGGCGTTACTCGCAGCTGAATTGAAGCTGGTGTACCCCGGTTTGATCGGTTACCCGCAACCTGACGGGCAAGTGAAGCTGGCAGCGGGCTGGTTGATTGAAACTGCTGGCTGGAAAGGCTTCCGCGAGGCGGATGCGGGCGTGCATCGCTTGCAGTCGCTGGTGCTGGTCAACTACGGTTCGGCTACCGGCGTTCAGCTATTGGCGTTGGCACATCGAATCCAGGTTGATATCGAGCAGCGCTTTGGGGTGCAGCTGGAGATGGAGCCTAACGTGTACTGA
- the kdsB gene encoding 3-deoxy-manno-octulosonate cytidylyltransferase has translation MIPVFTVVIPSRFGSTRLPGKPLLMIAGKPMVQHVWEQACKSSAQRVVVATDDVRIVEACKAFGAEVLMTRTDHESGTDRLAEVVTQLGLASDAIVVNVQGDEPLIPPQVIDQVAVNLAAHSEASMATLAEPIEDVETLFNPNVVKVVSDINGLALTFSRATLPWARDDFARQPDVLPAGVPYRRHIGIYAYRAGFLHDFVGWGPCWLENTERLEQLRALWHGVRIHVADVLEAPPAGVDTLEDLERVRRLLEG, from the coding sequence ATGATCCCGGTTTTTACAGTCGTTATTCCGTCGCGCTTCGGCTCGACCCGGTTGCCTGGCAAACCGCTGCTGATGATTGCCGGCAAGCCGATGGTTCAGCATGTCTGGGAACAGGCCTGTAAAAGCAGCGCGCAACGGGTTGTGGTTGCCACGGATGATGTGCGTATTGTCGAAGCCTGCAAGGCGTTTGGCGCTGAAGTGTTAATGACCCGTACTGATCACGAGTCGGGCACCGACCGCTTGGCCGAAGTGGTGACGCAACTGGGCCTGGCCAGCGATGCCATTGTGGTCAATGTCCAGGGTGACGAGCCGCTGATTCCGCCGCAGGTGATCGATCAGGTAGCGGTCAATCTGGCCGCTCACAGCGAGGCGAGCATGGCGACCCTGGCAGAGCCGATCGAAGACGTTGAAACCCTCTTCAACCCGAATGTGGTCAAGGTGGTCAGCGACATCAATGGGCTGGCCCTGACATTCAGCCGTGCCACGTTGCCGTGGGCCCGTGATGACTTCGCCCGGCAGCCTGACGTGTTGCCGGCGGGCGTGCCATACCGTCGCCATATCGGCATCTACGCATATCGGGCAGGTTTCCTGCACGATTTTGTGGGCTGGGGCCCTTGCTGGCTGGAGAATACCGAGCGTCTCGAACAATTACGGGCGTTGTGGCATGGGGTGCGGATACACGTGGCAGACGTGCTCGAAGCACCGCCTGCGGGCGTTGATACGCTCGAAGATCTTGAGCGCGTTCGGCGTTTGTTGGAGGGGTGA
- the rne gene encoding ribonuclease E produces MKRMLINATQPEELRVALVDGQRLYDLDIESGAREQKKANIYKGRITRIEPSLEAAFVDFGSERHGFLPLKEISREYFKKAPEGRVNIKDVLTEGQEVIVQVEKEERGNKGAALTTFISLAGRYLVLMPNNPRAGGISRRIEGEERNELREALNGLIAPADMGLIVRTAGLGRSSEEMQWDLDYLLQLWTAIKEASLDRAAPFLIYQESNVIIRAIRDYLRQDIGEVLIDSVEAQDEALTFIRQVMPQYASKIKLYEDSVPLFNRFQIESQIETAFQRVVELPSGGSIVIDPTEALVSIDINSARATKGSDIEETALQTNLEAAEEIARQLRLRDIGGLIVIDFIDMTPAKNQRAVEEKVRECLEADRARVQVGRISRFGLLEMSRQRLRPSLGESSGIVCPRCNGTGIIRDVESLSLAILRLIEEEALKDRTAEVRAQVPIPVAAFLLNEKRNSITKIELRTRARIVILPNDHLETPHFEVQRLRDDSPEAHTNQSSYEIAAAAAEVEEVQPAAATRTLVRQEAAVKTAPARTSAPVPTEAAAPAPAAAPAPTVSEPSLFKGLVKSLVSLFASKEEQPATPAVAEKPAATPERPTRNEERRNGRQQSRNRNGRRDEERKPREERAPREERAPREPREVREPREETPAVAVTREERAPRPPREERAPRAPREDRKPRGEGREERVRELREPLDAAPAVAVAAATTTATDERPARAPREERQPRAPREERAPREEQVIAAVEDEEAVSTAEQAQDESQENAEGDRPRRRSRGQRRRSNRRERQRDANGNVIEGSEENSEEANAENAPVTTSELAAGLAVTEAVASSVISAPAEAEANQQAERATQATREAVPAEAEVAVQAPSEVTAVETPAVETAPVVETPAAEAPVVETSATEVTRTPDVEVAPAPQAQPEAQVVIEPAPAIETPVVAAPEPVIEVATPAVETPRAETPVTEAPVIEKAPEPVKEVRVVREPIAEPAIVEAAPAPVAEPVLAEVAAPDAVVETVVTEQPVATEVVASELVDVVAPAAAPAVSTLPSNGRAPNDPREVRRRKREAAAAAAAQASANETVAQDKEPESKPLA; encoded by the coding sequence ATGAAAAGAATGCTGATTAACGCAACTCAACCTGAAGAGTTGCGTGTTGCACTGGTAGATGGCCAACGCCTCTACGACCTGGACATCGAGTCGGGTGCGCGCGAGCAGAAGAAAGCCAACATTTATAAAGGCCGTATTACTCGCATCGAACCAAGCCTTGAGGCTGCCTTTGTCGATTTCGGCTCTGAGCGCCACGGCTTCCTGCCCCTGAAGGAAATCTCCCGCGAGTACTTCAAGAAAGCACCTGAAGGTCGCGTAAACATCAAGGACGTCCTGACCGAAGGCCAGGAAGTCATCGTGCAGGTTGAAAAAGAAGAACGTGGCAACAAGGGCGCAGCCCTGACCACCTTCATCAGCCTCGCCGGCCGCTACCTGGTGCTGATGCCCAACAACCCGCGTGCCGGCGGCATCTCCCGCCGTATCGAAGGCGAAGAGCGCAACGAGCTGCGTGAAGCCCTGAACGGCCTGATCGCTCCTGCCGACATGGGCCTGATCGTTCGTACTGCCGGCCTTGGCCGCAGCAGCGAAGAAATGCAGTGGGACCTCGATTACCTGCTGCAGCTGTGGACCGCCATTAAAGAAGCCTCGCTGGATCGCGCCGCGCCATTCCTGATCTATCAGGAAAGCAACGTGATCATTCGCGCCATCCGTGATTACCTGCGCCAGGACATCGGCGAAGTACTGATCGACAGCGTTGAAGCCCAGGACGAAGCCCTGACCTTCATTCGCCAGGTGATGCCGCAGTACGCCAGCAAAATCAAACTCTACGAAGACAGCGTTCCGCTGTTCAATCGTTTCCAGATCGAAAGCCAGATCGAGACCGCCTTCCAGCGCGTCGTTGAACTGCCTTCCGGCGGCTCCATCGTTATCGACCCGACCGAAGCCCTGGTGTCCATCGACATCAACTCGGCCCGCGCCACCAAAGGCAGCGATATCGAAGAAACCGCACTGCAAACCAACCTTGAAGCGGCTGAAGAAATCGCCCGTCAGTTGCGCTTGCGCGACATCGGCGGCCTGATCGTCATCGACTTCATCGACATGACCCCAGCCAAAAACCAGCGCGCCGTGGAAGAGAAAGTCCGCGAATGCCTGGAAGCAGACCGCGCCCGCGTTCAAGTCGGCCGTATCTCGCGCTTCGGCCTGCTGGAAATGTCCCGTCAACGCCTGCGTCCTTCCCTGGGCGAGAGCAGCGGCATCGTGTGCCCGCGCTGCAACGGCACCGGCATCATCCGTGACGTCGAGTCGCTGTCCCTGGCCATTCTGCGCCTGATCGAAGAAGAAGCCCTGAAAGACCGTACTGCCGAAGTACGCGCCCAGGTGCCAATCCCGGTTGCCGCTTTCCTGCTGAACGAAAAACGCAACTCGATCACCAAGATCGAACTGCGCACCCGTGCCCGCATCGTCATTCTGCCGAACGACCATCTCGAAACGCCGCACTTCGAAGTTCAGCGTCTGCGTGATGACAGCCCGGAAGCCCACACCAACCAGTCCAGCTATGAAATTGCTGCGGCTGCCGCTGAAGTGGAAGAAGTGCAACCTGCTGCCGCGACCCGCACCCTGGTTCGCCAGGAAGCTGCAGTCAAGACTGCCCCGGCACGCACCTCGGCACCGGTTCCGACCGAAGCCGCCGCGCCAGCACCTGCAGCAGCGCCAGCACCGACCGTCTCCGAGCCAAGCCTGTTCAAAGGTCTGGTCAAGTCGCTGGTCAGCCTGTTCGCCTCCAAGGAAGAACAGCCGGCGACCCCTGCCGTGGCCGAGAAGCCAGCAGCCACCCCGGAGCGTCCGACCCGCAACGAAGAACGTCGCAATGGTCGCCAGCAGAGCCGCAACCGTAATGGTCGCCGCGACGAAGAGCGCAAGCCGCGTGAAGAACGTGCACCTCGCGAAGAGCGCGCCCCGCGCGAACCCCGTGAAGTACGCGAGCCTCGCGAAGAAACGCCAGCCGTTGCCGTGACGCGCGAAGAGCGGGCTCCACGCCCTCCACGCGAAGAACGTGCTCCTCGCGCGCCTCGTGAAGACCGCAAGCCACGTGGTGAAGGCCGTGAAGAACGCGTACGCGAATTGCGCGAACCTCTGGATGCCGCACCTGCCGTCGCCGTCGCTGCCGCTACCACGACTGCCACAGACGAACGCCCTGCTCGTGCACCGCGCGAAGAACGCCAACCGCGCGCGCCACGTGAAGAACGCGCTCCGCGCGAAGAGCAAGTGATCGCGGCAGTTGAAGACGAAGAAGCCGTATCGACCGCTGAGCAAGCCCAGGACGAGTCGCAGGAGAACGCCGAAGGCGATCGTCCTCGCCGCCGCTCCCGTGGTCAGCGTCGTCGCAGCAACCGTCGTGAACGTCAACGCGATGCCAACGGCAATGTGATTGAAGGCTCGGAAGAGAACAGCGAAGAAGCCAACGCTGAAAACGCGCCAGTAACCACTTCCGAACTGGCCGCCGGCCTTGCTGTTACTGAAGCTGTTGCCAGCTCGGTCATCAGTGCACCTGCTGAAGCCGAGGCCAATCAACAAGCCGAACGTGCCACGCAAGCCACCCGGGAAGCGGTACCCGCCGAGGCCGAAGTTGCTGTCCAGGCACCGAGCGAAGTCACTGCCGTTGAAACCCCGGCAGTCGAAACTGCTCCCGTTGTTGAAACCCCGGCAGCAGAGGCTCCAGTGGTTGAAACATCTGCCACTGAAGTTACCAGGACTCCGGATGTTGAAGTTGCACCGGCACCCCAGGCTCAACCTGAAGCCCAGGTCGTGATAGAACCTGCCCCTGCAATCGAAACGCCAGTAGTCGCTGCCCCGGAGCCTGTGATCGAAGTCGCAACTCCAGCGGTTGAAACCCCGCGCGCAGAAACGCCGGTTACCGAGGCGCCAGTCATCGAAAAGGCCCCTGAACCCGTCAAGGAAGTCCGCGTAGTCCGCGAGCCAATTGCCGAGCCAGCCATCGTTGAGGCCGCACCGGCTCCAGTAGCAGAACCGGTTCTCGCTGAAGTCGCCGCACCTGACGCCGTGGTAGAGACTGTTGTTACCGAACAGCCTGTAGCCACTGAAGTCGTGGCTTCGGAACTGGTAGACGTGGTTGCTCCAGCAGCTGCTCCGGCTGTGAGCACTCTGCCAAGCAATGGTCGTGCACCGAACGACCCGCGCGAAGTACGCCGTCGCAAGCGTGAGGCGGCTGCAGCTGCTGCCGCTCAGGCATCTGCGAACGAAACCGTAGCCCAGGATAAAGAGCCCGAGTCTAAACCCCTCGCCTAA